The Pantoea nemavictus genome includes a region encoding these proteins:
- a CDS encoding response regulator transcription factor — MKILLVDDDVELGTMLSQYLIAEGFETQLVLTGSAGVEGALSGNYTAMILDIMLPDMSGIDVLRQVRQNSRLPVIMLTAKGDNIDRVIGLEMGADDYMPKPCYPRELVARLRAVLRRFEDQAPVPDKKELLRWGDLSLNPATRITEWQGKAFDLTASEFNLLDLLLRAPDRVVSKDELSEKGLGRPREAYDRSVDVHISNIRQKLAALTADSINIETVRSIGYRIR; from the coding sequence ATGAAAATTCTGCTTGTTGATGATGATGTAGAACTTGGCACCATGCTGAGCCAATACCTGATTGCTGAAGGCTTTGAAACGCAGCTGGTTTTAACCGGTAGCGCCGGTGTGGAAGGCGCGTTATCGGGCAACTATACCGCTATGATTCTCGACATCATGCTGCCCGATATGAGCGGTATTGATGTGCTGCGCCAAGTGCGGCAGAACAGCCGTTTGCCGGTGATTATGCTCACGGCTAAAGGTGACAATATCGATCGCGTGATTGGTCTGGAGATGGGTGCTGACGATTACATGCCAAAACCGTGCTACCCGCGTGAGCTGGTGGCCCGTCTGCGCGCCGTCCTGCGTCGCTTTGAAGATCAGGCGCCGGTTCCGGACAAGAAAGAGCTACTGCGCTGGGGCGATCTCAGCCTTAATCCCGCGACACGCATTACCGAATGGCAGGGTAAAGCGTTCGATCTGACAGCATCTGAGTTTAACTTGCTGGATCTGCTGCTGCGCGCGCCGGATCGCGTGGTGTCAAAGGATGAACTGTCGGAAAAGGGGCTTGGCCGTCCGCGCGAAGCCTACGATCGCAGCGTTGACGTGCATATCAGTAACATCCGCCAAAAGTTGGCAGCCTTAACTGCCGATAGCATCAACATTGAAACAGTGCGCAGTATTGGTTACCGCATTCGATGA
- the ptsH gene encoding phosphocarrier protein Hpr — translation MFQQEVTITAPNGLHTRPAAQFVKEAKAFQSEITVTSNGKSASAKSLFKLQTLGLTQGTVVTLSAEGEDEQQAVEHLVKLMAELE, via the coding sequence TCCAGCAAGAAGTTACCATTACCGCACCTAACGGCCTTCATACCCGTCCTGCAGCTCAGTTCGTGAAAGAAGCAAAGGCTTTCCAGTCAGAAATCACTGTGACTTCCAATGGCAAATCCGCCAGCGCGAAAAGCCTGTTCAAACTGCAGACTTTGGGTCTGACTCAGGGTACGGTTGTTACGCTGTCTGCTGAAGGTGAAGATGAGCAGCAAGCGGTTGAGCACCTGGTCAAGCTGATGGCTGAGCTGGAGTAA
- a CDS encoding DUF2919 domain-containing protein, with protein MIGLKYLPEEYDAKGQLRLPFLFWLILLLQARTWLLLVMAGASRQQGNDLLALFYPDRQSFWLGLALGIPAAMGLLLTGYRQRWPRLWQSWRHVLSASLLISLLWQGSSLLQGAFPDSPLPLLLTLFDLLALFWLQTQQRLRDCFLPEHQHIE; from the coding sequence ATGATCGGTTTGAAATACCTTCCTGAAGAGTACGATGCAAAAGGGCAGCTGCGGCTGCCGTTTCTTTTCTGGCTGATTCTATTATTGCAGGCGCGCACCTGGCTGCTGCTGGTGATGGCGGGCGCATCACGTCAGCAGGGTAATGATCTGCTGGCGCTGTTCTATCCCGATCGCCAAAGCTTCTGGCTAGGACTGGCGCTAGGCATTCCGGCCGCTATGGGTTTGCTGCTGACCGGCTATCGTCAGCGCTGGCCGCGCCTGTGGCAGAGTTGGCGTCACGTATTGAGTGCATCGTTGCTGATTAGCCTGCTGTGGCAGGGTTCCAGTTTGCTGCAAGGCGCCTTCCCGGATTCCCCGCTGCCACTGTTATTGACGCTATTCGATTTGCTCGCACTGTTCTGGCTGCAAACCCAGCAGCGGCTGCGCGACTGCTTTCTGCCGGAGCATCAGCACATCGAGTAA
- a CDS encoding RpoE-regulated lipoprotein yields MKVVRHALLVSSMVLAGCASSGSSTSANESHWYNPLSYHWSALNPLGWFGGSLEVTEQGVAGLTSTTSMSEEAINKALNGDYKLRQGMRTQNGQVVDFWQALDGDKVKLVINGSTSVERIEVQDTDATAADGSKIGDLFSAKFSKAFNNCKMVSGLDARDVECRAPGSQHISYIYSGEWHGPEGLMPSDDTLKSWKITKLVWQR; encoded by the coding sequence ATGAAAGTTGTTCGTCACGCATTGCTGGTTAGCAGCATGGTTCTGGCCGGCTGCGCCAGTTCAGGTTCCTCAACCAGCGCCAACGAAAGCCATTGGTACAATCCGCTCAGCTATCACTGGTCAGCGCTCAACCCGCTGGGCTGGTTTGGCGGATCGCTGGAAGTGACCGAACAAGGCGTCGCGGGGCTGACGAGCACCACCTCGATGTCGGAAGAGGCCATCAATAAAGCGCTGAACGGCGACTACAAACTGCGTCAGGGTATGCGCACGCAGAATGGTCAGGTGGTCGATTTCTGGCAGGCGCTGGATGGCGACAAGGTTAAATTGGTGATTAACGGCAGCACCAGTGTTGAGCGTATTGAGGTGCAGGATACCGATGCCACAGCGGCGGACGGCAGCAAAATCGGCGATCTGTTCAGCGCTAAGTTCAGCAAAGCCTTCAATAACTGCAAAATGGTCAGCGGTCTGGATGCGCGTGATGTGGAGTGCCGTGCGCCGGGCAGCCAGCACATTTCCTACATTTATAGCGGTGAATGGCATGGTCCCGAAGGCTTGATGCCGTCGGACGATACCTTGAAAAGCTGGAAAATCACTAAACTTGTCTGGCAACGCTAA
- a CDS encoding ATP-binding protein, whose amino-acid sequence MKHSYRGRMFWKILLGFWIVFVIISQLLWLGFTLSGNRHEPPEIVAIRRIVNLQMASAVSVLERGGLSSLDDMMADWEPNDRQFFSVIQHDKPAAMSGNAPPETFSAPFHGPFPEVIVRWVKGQDGKQYELRYDVKGLRQDSSMGGGGPRRILNIPEPMFTFAGALGLLFSLLLAWNLTRPMRQLREGFARVSSGDLSVRLYPVMRKRHDELSNVAQDFDAMVERLDTLVKAREELLHDISHELRSPLARLQLATGLARQTPESVASSLNRIDEEARRLDKMIGELLTLSRAEHESMPGEQYFDLTGLLHAVVTDVRYEAQIPGVKVDFHVDENADYTVHGNAELIRRGVENVLRNALRFSHKGQHINVSLQAENQWLAISVRDQGPGVDDEKLSSIFDPFVRVNSPLMGKGYGLGLSIVRKVILAHHGEVQAVNRPEGGLELTLRLPRWKQD is encoded by the coding sequence ATGAAACACAGCTACCGCGGCCGCATGTTTTGGAAGATTTTGCTGGGCTTCTGGATTGTGTTTGTCATCATCAGCCAACTGTTGTGGCTTGGCTTTACGCTATCGGGTAATCGTCATGAGCCGCCGGAAATCGTCGCCATTCGCCGCATCGTTAATCTGCAAATGGCATCAGCGGTTTCGGTTCTGGAACGCGGTGGACTCAGTTCGCTGGATGACATGATGGCGGATTGGGAACCGAACGACCGCCAATTCTTTTCTGTTATTCAGCACGATAAACCTGCTGCCATGTCAGGTAATGCTCCGCCTGAAACCTTTAGCGCACCCTTCCATGGACCTTTTCCCGAGGTCATTGTGCGTTGGGTGAAAGGGCAGGACGGTAAACAGTATGAACTGCGCTACGACGTTAAAGGCTTGCGGCAAGACAGTTCGATGGGCGGTGGCGGGCCGCGCCGTATCCTCAATATTCCTGAACCGATGTTCACCTTCGCCGGTGCGCTCGGGCTGCTGTTCAGCCTGCTACTGGCGTGGAACCTGACGCGTCCGATGCGTCAACTGCGCGAAGGCTTTGCGCGCGTCTCCAGCGGTGACTTATCGGTGCGACTCTATCCGGTGATGCGTAAACGTCATGATGAGCTCTCGAACGTTGCGCAGGACTTTGACGCAATGGTAGAGCGCCTTGATACGCTGGTAAAAGCGCGTGAGGAGCTGCTGCATGATATTTCGCACGAGCTACGTTCACCGCTGGCGCGTTTGCAGCTGGCGACCGGACTGGCGCGCCAGACACCAGAATCGGTAGCATCTTCACTCAATCGTATTGATGAGGAAGCGCGCCGCCTCGATAAGATGATTGGTGAGTTGCTGACACTTTCGCGTGCTGAGCACGAGAGTATGCCGGGCGAGCAGTATTTCGACCTGACTGGGCTGCTGCATGCGGTGGTAACAGATGTGCGCTACGAAGCGCAGATTCCGGGTGTGAAAGTCGATTTTCATGTTGATGAAAATGCGGATTATACCGTTCATGGCAACGCCGAGCTGATCCGCCGTGGCGTAGAGAATGTGCTGCGCAATGCGCTGCGTTTCTCGCATAAAGGGCAACACATCAACGTGAGCTTACAAGCGGAAAATCAGTGGCTGGCGATTAGCGTGCGCGATCAAGGACCGGGCGTGGATGATGAGAAGCTCTCGAGCATTTTTGATCCCTTTGTCCGGGTCAATTCACCGCTGATGGGTAAAGGCTATGGATTGGGGCTTTCCATCGTACGCAAAGTGATTCTGGCGCATCACGGTGAAGTACAGGCGGTAAATCGCCCGGAAGGGGGATTAGAGTTGACGTTAAGGCTGCCGCGCTGGAAGCAGGATTAA
- the cysA gene encoding sulfate/thiosulfate ABC transporter ATP-binding protein CysA, producing MSIEIKQINKAFDRTSVLNDISLDIPSGKMVALLGPSGSGKTTLLRIIAGLEHQNSGQIHFNGKDVSRIHARDRQVGFVFQHYALFRHMTVFDNIAFGLTVLPRRERPNAAEIKKRVTRLLEMVQLAHLANRFPAQLSGGQKQRVALARALAVEPQILLLDEPFGALDAQVRKELRRWLRQLHEELKFTSVFVTHDQEEAMEVADTVVVMSQGNIEQVGTPDDVWRDPATRFVLEFLGEVNRFDGEVHGSQFHVAAHRWPLGYTPAHQGEVELFLRPWEIDVSRQSSLETPLPVQVLEISPRGHFWQLVVQPSGWQGEAFSVVFDGDHTAPIRGERLFIGLQQARIYHGTTPLRPVAFAESA from the coding sequence ATGAGCATTGAGATTAAACAGATTAACAAAGCGTTTGACCGCACGTCGGTACTGAACGACATCTCTCTGGATATTCCTTCCGGCAAGATGGTGGCGCTGCTGGGACCGTCCGGTTCCGGGAAAACCACGCTGCTGCGCATTATCGCCGGACTGGAACATCAGAATAGTGGGCAGATCCATTTTAATGGTAAAGATGTGAGCCGCATCCATGCGCGCGATCGTCAGGTCGGCTTTGTGTTCCAGCACTACGCGCTGTTCCGCCATATGACGGTGTTCGACAACATCGCCTTTGGTCTGACGGTGCTGCCGCGCCGTGAGCGGCCGAATGCGGCAGAGATCAAAAAGCGCGTAACGCGTCTGCTGGAGATGGTGCAGCTAGCCCATCTGGCCAATCGCTTCCCGGCCCAGCTTTCAGGCGGACAGAAGCAGCGCGTGGCGCTAGCGCGTGCGCTGGCCGTCGAACCGCAAATCTTGCTGCTGGATGAGCCGTTTGGTGCGCTTGATGCGCAGGTGCGTAAAGAGCTACGTCGCTGGCTGCGTCAGCTGCATGAAGAGTTGAAGTTTACCAGCGTGTTCGTCACCCACGACCAGGAAGAGGCGATGGAAGTGGCCGATACGGTGGTAGTGATGAGCCAGGGCAATATTGAACAGGTTGGCACGCCAGATGACGTATGGCGCGATCCGGCTACCCGCTTTGTGCTCGAGTTCCTCGGCGAAGTGAATCGCTTTGATGGCGAAGTGCACGGCTCGCAGTTCCATGTTGCCGCGCATCGCTGGCCGCTAGGCTATACGCCAGCGCATCAGGGCGAGGTAGAGCTGTTCCTGCGTCCATGGGAAATTGATGTATCGCGCCAGAGCAGCCTGGAAACTCCGCTGCCGGTGCAGGTGCTGGAAATTAGCCCGCGCGGCCACTTCTGGCAGCTGGTGGTACAGCCGAGTGGCTGGCAAGGTGAAGCGTTTTCCGTGGTGTTCGACGGTGACCATACCGCGCCAATACGTGGCGAACGTCTATTTATCGGCCTGCAACAGGCGCGAATTTACCATGGTACTACGCCGCTGCGCCCGGTTGCCTTTGCCGAAAGCGCCTGA
- a CDS encoding sulfate ABC transporter substrate-binding protein: protein MTLPISKKWLGGIALSLSIASAAQATELLNSSYDVSRELFVALNAPFEKQWDAAHPTDKLTIKQSHAGSSKQALAILQGLRADVVTYNQVTDVQVLHDKGQLIPADWQQRLPNSSSPFYSTMAFLVRKGNPKQIHSWADLARDNVKLIFPNPKTSGNGRYTYLAAWGAADQADGKDKAKTEAFMAKFLKNVEVFDTGGRGATTTFAERGLGDVLISFESEVNNIRNQYGKDEYEVIVPKNNILAEFPVAWIDKNVEHNGTTDAAKAYLNYLYSPEAQKIITRYYYRVNNPQLMAEQKDRFPQTELFNVNDAFGGWDNVMKTHFASDGELDKLLAAGRG, encoded by the coding sequence ATGACACTTCCGATTTCGAAAAAATGGCTTGGCGGTATCGCGCTCTCGCTGAGTATCGCGAGTGCGGCGCAAGCGACCGAATTGCTCAACAGTTCTTATGATGTTTCACGCGAACTGTTCGTCGCCCTGAATGCACCTTTTGAGAAGCAGTGGGACGCCGCGCATCCCACCGACAAGCTGACTATCAAACAGTCGCACGCCGGTTCTTCCAAGCAGGCGTTGGCGATTCTGCAAGGCCTGCGCGCCGATGTGGTGACCTACAATCAGGTAACGGATGTGCAGGTGCTGCATGATAAAGGTCAGCTGATTCCGGCGGACTGGCAACAACGCTTGCCCAACAGCAGTTCACCTTTTTACTCCACCATGGCGTTCCTGGTGCGTAAAGGGAATCCGAAGCAGATCCATAGCTGGGCCGATCTGGCGCGCGACAACGTAAAGCTGATCTTCCCTAATCCCAAAACCTCAGGTAACGGGCGCTATACCTATCTTGCCGCGTGGGGCGCTGCCGATCAGGCTGATGGCAAAGATAAAGCCAAAACCGAAGCTTTTATGGCGAAGTTCCTCAAAAACGTCGAGGTGTTTGATACCGGCGGTCGCGGCGCTACCACCACCTTTGCCGAGCGCGGTTTGGGGGATGTGCTGATCAGCTTTGAATCGGAAGTGAATAACATCCGTAATCAGTACGGCAAAGACGAATACGAAGTCATCGTACCGAAAAACAACATTCTGGCGGAGTTCCCGGTGGCGTGGATCGACAAGAACGTCGAGCACAACGGCACCACTGACGCCGCCAAAGCCTATCTTAATTATCTCTACTCGCCTGAAGCGCAGAAAATTATCACCCGTTACTACTATCGCGTGAACAATCCGCAGCTGATGGCCGAACAGAAAGATCGTTTCCCGCAGACCGAGCTGTTCAATGTTAACGATGCGTTTGGTGGTTGGGATAACGTGATGAAAACGCATTTTGCCAGCGACGGTGAGCTGGATAAATTGCTGGCAGCGGGGCGCGGTTAA
- the crr gene encoding PTS glucose transporter subunit IIA has product MGLFSKLFGEKSESASGTIDIVAPLSGEIVNIEDVPDVVFAEKIVGDGIAIKPTGNKMVAPVDGTIGKIFETNHAFSIESDNGIELFVHFGIDTVELKGEGFKRIAEEGQKVKKGDVVIEFDLALLEEKAKSTLTPVVISNMDEIKDLIKLSGQVTVGETPVIRIRK; this is encoded by the coding sequence ATGGGTTTGTTTTCTAAACTTTTTGGCGAAAAATCAGAGAGCGCGTCAGGCACTATTGATATCGTTGCGCCTCTGTCAGGCGAAATCGTAAATATCGAAGACGTACCTGATGTGGTATTCGCTGAGAAAATTGTTGGCGACGGTATCGCAATCAAACCAACCGGCAACAAAATGGTTGCACCAGTTGATGGTACTATCGGCAAGATTTTCGAAACTAACCACGCATTTTCAATCGAGTCTGATAACGGCATTGAGCTATTTGTTCACTTCGGTATCGATACGGTTGAGCTTAAAGGTGAAGGTTTCAAACGCATCGCTGAAGAAGGCCAGAAGGTTAAGAAAGGCGACGTGGTGATCGAGTTTGATCTGGCATTGCTGGAAGAGAAAGCTAAATCCACGCTGACGCCGGTTGTAATCTCGAACATGGACGAGATTAAAGACCTGATCAAACTCTCCGGTCAGGTAACGGTTGGCGAAACGCCGGTTATCCGTATCAGGAAGTAA
- the cysT gene encoding sulfate/thiosulfate ABC transporter permease CysT produces the protein MFALTQKRVLPGFGLSLGTSLLFTCLILLLPISALLMQLSQMTLAQYWDVITHPQLIAAYKVTILAAGVASLFNAVFGMLMAWILTRYRFPGRTLLDGLMDLPFALPTAVAGLTLAGLFSVNGWYGQWLAHFDIKVSYTWLGIAVAMAFTSIPFVVRTVQPVLEELGPEYEEAAETLGATRWQSFRRVVLPEVAPALLAGTALSFTRSIGEFGAVIFIAGNIAWKTEVTSLMIFVRLQEFDYPAASAIASVIMAASLLLLFAINTLQSRFGRRLGGH, from the coding sequence ATGTTCGCGCTGACGCAAAAACGTGTCTTGCCAGGCTTTGGACTGAGCCTTGGTACCAGCTTGCTGTTCACCTGCCTGATTCTGCTGCTGCCGATCAGCGCGTTGCTGATGCAGCTGTCGCAGATGACGCTGGCGCAGTATTGGGATGTGATTACCCATCCGCAGCTGATTGCCGCGTACAAAGTGACGATTCTGGCGGCGGGCGTCGCATCGCTGTTCAATGCGGTGTTCGGTATGTTGATGGCGTGGATTCTGACGCGTTATCGCTTCCCGGGCCGCACGCTGCTGGATGGTTTGATGGATCTGCCGTTTGCATTGCCCACCGCAGTCGCGGGTTTAACGCTGGCGGGCCTGTTTTCGGTCAACGGTTGGTACGGTCAATGGCTGGCGCATTTTGATATCAAAGTTTCTTACACCTGGCTCGGCATCGCCGTCGCCATGGCGTTCACCAGTATCCCGTTTGTAGTGCGTACCGTGCAGCCGGTACTGGAAGAGCTTGGTCCGGAATATGAAGAGGCGGCAGAAACCCTGGGAGCAACCCGCTGGCAGAGTTTCCGTCGCGTGGTGCTGCCAGAAGTGGCGCCAGCGTTGCTAGCCGGTACCGCGCTGTCGTTTACCCGCAGCATTGGTGAATTTGGCGCGGTGATCTTTATCGCCGGCAACATTGCCTGGAAAACGGAAGTGACCTCGTTGATGATTTTTGTCCGCCTGCAGGAGTTCGATTACCCGGCGGCGAGCGCGATTGCTTCCGTGATCATGGCAGCGTCGCTGCTGTTGCTGTTCGCTATTAACACCTTGCAGAGCCGCTTTGGCCGTCGCTTAGGAGGTCACTGA
- the ptsI gene encoding phosphoenolpyruvate-protein phosphotransferase PtsI, with the protein MISGILASPGIAFGNALLLKEDEIVISRKKITDDQVEQEVQRFLDGRSSAASQLEAIRIKAGETFGEEKAAIFEGHIMLLEDEELEQEIIDLIKKDHATADAAAHSVIEGQAVALEELDDEYLKERAADVRDIGKRLLQNILGLHIVDLSAIAEESILVAKDLTPSETAQLNLKKVLGFITDLGGRTSHTSIMARSLELPAIVGTGNVTATVKNGDFLIIDGVNNKIYVNPSEDVLEELKAIQTQYLSEKHELAKLKDLPAITLDGHQVEVCANIGTVRDVAGAERNGAEGVGLYRTEFLFMDRDSLPTEEEQFQAYKAVAEAVGSQAVIVRTMDIGGDKDLPYMNLPKEDNPFLGWRAIRIAMDRKEILHAQLRAILRASSFGKLRIMFPMIISVEEVRILKGELELLKAQLREEGKSFDETIEVGIMVETPASAVIARHLAKEVDFFSIGTNDLTQYTLAVDRGNDLISHLYNPMTPSVLGLIKQVIDASHAEGKWTGMCGELAGDERATLLLLGMGLDEFSMSAISIPSIKKIIRNTNFEDAKALAEQALDQPTADDLMNLVNKFIKEKTLC; encoded by the coding sequence ATGATTTCAGGCATTTTAGCATCACCGGGTATCGCTTTCGGCAACGCACTGCTGCTGAAGGAAGATGAGATCGTCATCAGCCGTAAAAAAATTACCGACGATCAGGTTGAGCAGGAAGTTCAGCGCTTCCTCGATGGACGCAGCAGCGCTGCTTCACAGCTCGAAGCCATTCGCATTAAAGCCGGTGAAACCTTCGGTGAAGAGAAAGCTGCGATCTTTGAAGGTCACATCATGCTGCTCGAAGACGAAGAGCTTGAGCAGGAAATCATCGACCTGATTAAAAAAGATCACGCCACTGCTGATGCTGCCGCTCACTCTGTGATCGAAGGCCAGGCCGTTGCGCTGGAAGAGTTGGACGACGAATACCTGAAAGAGCGTGCGGCTGATGTACGTGATATCGGTAAGCGTCTGCTGCAGAACATCTTGGGTCTGCACATTGTCGACCTGAGCGCGATTGCTGAAGAATCTATTCTGGTGGCCAAAGATTTAACGCCTTCAGAAACCGCACAGCTGAACCTGAAAAAGGTGCTGGGCTTTATTACCGATCTGGGTGGCCGTACTTCTCACACCTCGATCATGGCGCGTTCGCTTGAGCTGCCTGCCATTGTCGGCACCGGCAACGTTACCGCAACCGTGAAAAACGGTGATTTCCTGATCATTGATGGCGTGAATAACAAAATTTACGTTAATCCATCAGAAGATGTGCTGGAAGAGCTGAAAGCCATTCAGACACAATACCTGTCTGAGAAGCATGAGCTGGCAAAATTGAAAGATCTGCCCGCGATTACGCTGGACGGACATCAGGTTGAAGTCTGCGCCAACATCGGTACAGTGCGCGACGTCGCGGGTGCTGAACGTAACGGCGCTGAAGGCGTTGGCTTGTATCGTACCGAATTCCTGTTTATGGACCGTGATTCACTGCCAACTGAAGAAGAGCAGTTCCAGGCTTACAAAGCCGTGGCGGAAGCTGTGGGTTCACAGGCGGTCATCGTGCGTACCATGGATATCGGTGGCGACAAAGATCTGCCTTACATGAACCTGCCGAAAGAGGACAACCCGTTCCTCGGCTGGCGCGCGATCCGTATCGCGATGGACCGTAAAGAGATTCTGCATGCGCAGCTGCGCGCAATTCTGCGTGCCTCCTCTTTCGGAAAATTACGCATCATGTTCCCAATGATTATTTCAGTAGAAGAAGTTCGCATCCTGAAAGGCGAGCTGGAGCTGCTGAAAGCGCAACTGCGCGAAGAGGGCAAATCCTTTGATGAGACCATTGAAGTGGGCATCATGGTGGAAACGCCAGCCTCCGCAGTGATTGCCCGCCATCTGGCGAAAGAAGTCGACTTCTTTAGTATTGGGACAAATGACCTGACGCAGTATACTCTGGCGGTCGATCGTGGTAATGATTTGATTTCACACCTCTATAACCCAATGACGCCGTCTGTTCTTGGCCTCATTAAGCAAGTGATCGATGCATCACATGCCGAAGGGAAATGGACCGGCATGTGTGGTGAGCTGGCTGGTGATGAACGTGCTACACTACTGTTACTGGGAATGGGGCTGGATGAATTCAGCATGAGCGCCATTTCAATCCCAAGCATCAAGAAGATCATTCGTAATACTAATTTCGAAGATGCGAAGGCATTGGCGGAGCAGGCTCTGGATCAACCGACAGCGGATGATTTGATGAATTTGGTCAACAAGTTCATCAAAGAAAAAACGCTCTGCTGA
- the cysM gene encoding cysteine synthase CysM — MTTLENTIGNTPLIKLQRLTPDNGSEIWLKLEGNNPAGSVKDRAAWSMIHHAELRGEIKPGDTLIEATSGNTGIALAMIAAMKGYKLRLLMPDNMSQERQDAMRAYGAELLLVTREQGMEGARDLAQAMADRGEGRVLDQFNNPDNPLGHYLTTGPEIWQQTRGRMTHFVSSMGTTGTISGVGRYLKEFAPAVQVIGLQPQEGSSIPGIRRWPEAYLPGIYRPDLVDDVIDMAQQEAEETMRALAQREGIFCGVSSGGAVAGALRIALAQPGSVVVAIICDRGDRYLSTGVFH; from the coding sequence GTGACCACACTGGAAAATACCATCGGCAATACGCCGTTGATAAAGTTGCAGCGTCTGACGCCTGACAACGGCAGCGAAATCTGGCTAAAGCTGGAAGGCAATAATCCAGCCGGCTCGGTAAAAGATCGCGCCGCCTGGTCGATGATTCATCACGCAGAGCTCCGCGGCGAGATTAAACCGGGCGATACCTTGATTGAAGCGACCAGCGGTAATACCGGTATTGCGCTGGCGATGATCGCCGCAATGAAAGGCTACAAACTGCGTTTGCTGATGCCTGATAACATGAGCCAGGAGCGCCAGGACGCGATGCGCGCCTACGGTGCTGAATTGCTGTTGGTGACGCGTGAGCAGGGCATGGAGGGCGCGCGAGATCTCGCCCAGGCAATGGCCGATCGCGGCGAAGGACGGGTGTTGGATCAGTTCAACAATCCCGATAATCCGCTGGGTCACTATCTCACTACCGGCCCGGAAATCTGGCAGCAAACCCGCGGTCGCATGACGCATTTTGTCTCCAGCATGGGCACCACCGGCACCATAAGCGGCGTGGGTCGCTACTTGAAAGAGTTCGCGCCAGCGGTGCAGGTGATTGGCCTGCAGCCGCAAGAGGGCAGTAGCATTCCTGGTATTCGTCGCTGGCCTGAGGCTTATTTGCCCGGCATTTATCGTCCTGATTTAGTCGATGACGTGATCGACATGGCGCAGCAAGAAGCGGAAGAAACCATGCGAGCGCTGGCGCAGCGTGAAGGCATTTTCTGTGGCGTTAGCTCAGGCGGCGCCGTTGCTGGCGCATTACGTATTGCGCTAGCGCAGCCTGGCAGCGTGGTGGTGGCGATTATTTGCGATCGTGGCGACCGCTATCTCTCCACCGGGGTTTTCCACTGA
- the cysW gene encoding sulfate/thiosulfate ABC transporter permease CysW: MAEISHINHAERQPINWGKWLLIGIGALVSILLLVVPMVSIFWEALNQGLVASLNNLKDGDMLHAIWLTILVALITVPVNLVFGTLLAWLVTRFTFPGRQLLLTLFDIPFAVSPVVAGLMYLLFWGVNGPAGGWLDAHNIQIMFSWPGMVLATIFVTCPFVVRELVPVMLSQGSHEDEAAVLLGASGWQMFRRVTLPNIRWALMYGVVLTNARAIGEFGAVSVVSGSIRGETYTLPLQVELLHQDYNTVGAFTAAALLTLMAIVTLFLKSVVQWRLEHQQKRLQEENHEH; the protein is encoded by the coding sequence ATGGCGGAGATTTCACACATCAATCACGCCGAACGCCAGCCCATCAACTGGGGCAAGTGGCTGCTGATTGGTATCGGTGCGCTGGTTTCCATCCTGCTGCTGGTGGTGCCGATGGTGTCGATCTTTTGGGAAGCGCTCAACCAGGGTTTGGTTGCCTCGCTGAATAACCTGAAAGATGGCGATATGTTGCACGCCATCTGGCTGACCATCCTGGTGGCGCTGATTACCGTGCCGGTCAATCTGGTGTTCGGCACGCTGCTGGCGTGGTTAGTAACGCGCTTTACCTTCCCGGGACGCCAGCTGCTGTTAACGCTGTTTGATATCCCCTTTGCCGTATCACCGGTGGTCGCCGGTTTGATGTATCTGCTGTTCTGGGGCGTTAACGGTCCCGCAGGCGGCTGGCTGGATGCGCACAATATTCAGATTATGTTCTCCTGGCCGGGCATGGTGCTGGCAACCATCTTCGTCACCTGTCCGTTTGTGGTGCGTGAGCTGGTGCCGGTGATGCTGAGCCAGGGCAGTCATGAAGATGAGGCCGCGGTGCTGCTTGGCGCCTCCGGCTGGCAGATGTTCCGTCGCGTCACGCTGCCAAATATCCGCTGGGCACTGATGTATGGCGTGGTGCTGACCAACGCACGTGCCATTGGTGAATTTGGTGCGGTCTCGGTAGTTTCGGGATCGATTCGCGGCGAAACCTATACTTTGCCGCTTCAGGTTGAATTACTGCATCAGGATTACAACACCGTAGGCGCTTTTACCGCCGCCGCGCTGCTGACCCTGATGGCAATTGTAACGCTGTTTCTGAAAAGCGTGGTGCAGTGGCGTTTAGAGCATCAGCAGAAGCGCCTACAGGAGGAAAATCATGAGCATTGA